In one window of Henckelia pumila isolate YLH828 chromosome 1, ASM3356847v2, whole genome shotgun sequence DNA:
- the LOC140860997 gene encoding uncharacterized protein yields MTSRRGNNTNSNTNSANNNHSDCGPDSENNQNNQFLAGLTALLQEQSRAQGAQIQQLLQAQTTNAENNHPTANQNPIYKRFLELGPPEFKGKTDPLIAEQWFQAMETAFEFMQITDADRLRCATYMFRDDARVWWNGAKAALNLTTLTWNGFKDVFYDKYFTVSTRTRLARDFLEIRQGNMSIAEYVKKFERGRYFVPMISGDPAEELKHFTEGLNAFIRKDVRLSGAKNYKDAVDQAMLSEKDRNDIIRESQAKRSSYQNRDQQGNSSRKRPYQAPPQHRPYQQQQPRPQGQKQLALPAPKPAIAPTTCQKCGKLHSGKCMAGPGVCFLCKKPGHYRKDCPQSKEPVRGRVFAMAHDQVNPNTTIVTGMINVSSNPAHVLIDTGATHSFISIEFVNKSGLVPDKSISGFSISLPSGEELSSDLIIRGCSVQMQSHELLADLIILNMSDFDVIFGMDWLSRYEATIDCKRRMVSLKTNDGEPFLFHATPKHNSSLLISVGKAWQLLNKGCAGFLASVTCDQELPRTKLEDVEVVRDFPEVFPDDIAGLPPARELEFGIELMPGTQPVSKAPYSFDEHRQHLTTFLQVLKEKQLFAKFSKCEFWLEQIAFLGHLVSAKGIECEKSFLVLKKKLMTSPVLAIPEGIGRFVIYTDASKSGLGVVLMQDGKVIAYASRQLKIHEKNYPTHDLELAAVVFALKLWRHYLYDFERLRLEVVEPMEVCALSTLTMIPSLLDKIRKGQASDQQLLIWKLKDEAKGGALYTVKDGVVHHKGRMWIPAVNSLREDVMTEAHTVKVEHQRPAELLKPLHIPTWKWEDVTMDFVIGLPITQRRMNSIWIIVDRKCRTPLHWDEVGERAVLGPEIVQQTVDMIAKVKDRMLTAQSRQKSYADQMRRELEFQVGDHVFLKVSPWKGVLRFGKKGKLSPRYIRSFEILDKVGTRAYRVALPPNLEGVHNVFHISMLRKYISNPSHVICHEPVLWTPDLSYEEIPIQILDTQVRKLRNKEIKMVKVLWRNQLVEEAT; encoded by the exons ATGACATCACGTAGGGGAAACAACACCAACAGCAACACCAATTCCGCAAACAACAACCATAGTGATTGCGGGCCAGATAGTgagaacaatcaaaacaaccAGTTTTTGGCGGGATTAACTGCTCTGCTTCAAGAGCAAAGCCGTGCTCAGGGAGCTCAAATCCAACAGTTGCTTCAAGCCCAGACAACTAATGCTGAAAATAACCATCCTACAGCTAATCAGAACCCTATATACAAAAGGTTCTTAGAGTTGGGACCACCTGAGTTCAAAGGAAAGACTGATCCTTTGATAGCAGAACAATGGTTCCAAGCTATGGAGACTGCTTTTGAATTCATGCAGATCACGGATGCGGATAGATTGAGATGTGCTACCTATATGTTCCGCGATGACGCTCGTGTTTGGTGGAATGGAGCCAAAGCAGCGTTGAACCTCACTACCCTtacttggaatggattcaaggATGTGTTCTACGACAAATATTTCACAGTGAGCACCCGAACCCGGTTGGCCAGAGATTTTTTGGAAATCCGTCAAGGAAACATGTCGATTGCGGAGTATGTTAAGAAGTTTGAAAGGGGAAGATACTTTGTACCGATGATTTCTGGTGATCCTGCTGAAGAGTTGAAACATTTTACAGAAGGATTGAATGCCTTCATCAGAAAGGATGTTAGACTAAGTGGAGCGAAAAATTACAAAGATGCGGTGGACCAGGCCATGCTGTCCGAAAAGGACAGAAACGACATTATCCGAGAGTCACAGGCAAAAAGATCTAGTTATCAGAATCGGGACCAACAAGGAAATTCTAGCAGAAAGAGACCGTACCAAGCCCCACCCCAACACCGACCATACCAACAGCAGCAGCCTCGACCTCAGGGGCAGAAACAATTGGCTCTACCAGCACCAAAACCGGCAATTGCACCAACAACTTGTCAAAAATGTGGAAAACTTCACTCAGGTAAATGCATGGCAGGGCCTGGAGTATGTTTCCTTTGCAAAAAGCCAGGGCACTATCGAAAAGATTGCCCTCAATCCAAAGAACCGGTAAGAGGACGAGTTTTTGCAATGGCACATGATCAAGTGAATCCAAATACAACTATAGTTACAGGTATGATTAATGTTTCCAGTAATCCCGCTcatgtcttaattgatactggagctacACATTCATTCATATCTATTGAATTTGTTAATAAATCGGGATTAGTACCGGATAAGTCAATATCAGGATTTAGTATATCCTTGCCTTCAGGGGAAGAATTGAGTAGTGATTTGATTATCAGAGGATGCAGTGTACAAATGCAGAGTCACGAGTTACTTGCTGATCTTATTATCTTGaatatgtctgattttgacgtGATATTCgggatggattggttgtctCGATACGAGGCTACTATAGACTGTAAACGGAGAATggtttccttgaaaactaaTGATGGAGAACCGTTTCTATTCCATGCCACACCGAAACACAATTCATCTCTTTTAATTTCAGTGGGTAAGGCATGGCAACTGTTGAATAAAGGATGTGCAGGTTTTCTTGCAAGTGTCACTTGCGACCAAGAATTACCTCGAACGAAACTTGAAGACGTCGAAGTAGTGAGAGATTTCCCAGAAgtatttcctgatgatattgcaggattacctccagctaGGGAGTTAGAATTTGGAATTGAATTAATGCCTGGAACCCAACCAGTTTCCAAAGCACCATACAG TTTCGATGAGCATCGTCAGCATCTAACTACATTCTTGCAGGTTCTGAAAGAAAAACAATTGTTtgctaagttcagtaagtgtgaattttggctggaacAGATTGCATTTTTGGGTCACCTAGTTTCggctaagggaatagag TGTGAGAAAAGCTTTTTAGTGTTGAAGAAAAAGTTGATGACATCACCAGTACTAGCCATACCAGAAGGCATAGGTCGATTCGTAATTTATACAGATGCTTCCAAGAGTGGATTAGGGGTTGTCCTGATGCAAGATGGAAAGGTAATAGCATATGCTtcacgacagttgaagattcatgaaaagAATTACCCTACCCATGACCTCGAATTGGCAGCAGTTGTCTTCGCACTGAAACTGTGGagacattacctttatg ATTTTGAACGACTCAGATTGGAAGTAGTTGAGCCAATGGAAGTTTGTGCCTTATCAACCTTAACAATGATTCCAAGTTTGCTCGACAAGATTCGAAAAGGGCAGGCTTCAGACCAGCAATTATTAATTTGGAAACTTAAAGATGAAGCAAAAGGGGGTGCATTGTATACGGTGAAGGATGGGGTCGTGCATCACAAAGGGCGAATGTGGATACCGGCAGTAAATTCACTGAGGGAAGATGTGATGACTGAGGCTCACACG gtgaaagttgAACATCAAAGGCCAGCAGAACTTCTGAAACCATTACATATTCCCACTTGGAAATGGGAAGAtgtcacaatggactttgtgattgGACTACCAATTACGCAACgaagaatgaattcaatatggATAATAGTTGACAG aaagtgtaGGACTCCATTGCATTGGGATGAAGTGGGAGAAAGAGCTGTATTAGGGCCAGAAATAGTGCAACAGACAGTCGATATGATAGCAAAAGTCAAGGACAGAATGTTGACGGCTCAAAGTCGACAGAAAAGCTATGCCGATCAGATGCGTAGAGAGTTGGAGTTCcaagtaggtgatcacgtgtttttGAAGGTTTCACCTTGGAAAGGAGTCTTaagatttgggaagaaaggaaagTTGAGCCCAAGATATATAAGATCTTTCGAGATCCTAGACAAGGTTGGAACAAGAGCTTACCGAGTAGCATTGCCTCCAAACTTGGAAGGTGTACATAACGTATTCCATATCTCAATGTTGAGAAAGTATATCTCAAATCCTTCCCATGTCATTTGCCACGAGCCAGTTCTATGGACACCAGACTTGTCTTATGAAGAAATACCTATCCAAATTTTGGATACACAAGTCCGAAAGCTGAGAAACAAAGAGATCAAGATGGTAAAGGTCTTATGGCGCAATCAATTAGTGGAAGAGGCTACTTGA
- the LOC140861009 gene encoding uncharacterized protein, which translates to MCTNCNRAHFGKCLIGAGVCYRCKNPGHVVSDCPLHMMPTQERVYVMQAEEADPDTTLITGRILVAGVATRALLGSGATHYFISEAFTRKRGIECEELFGGFTVTIPSGE; encoded by the exons ATGTGCACGAATTGCAATCGTGCTCACTTTGGAAAGTGCCTGATTGGTGCAGGAGTCTGTTATCGGTGCAAGAATCCGGGGCACGTGGTTTCAGATTGTCCATTGCACATGATGCCGACTCAGGAGAGAGTctatgtgatgcaggccgaggaggctgATCCTGATACCACGCTCATCACAG GTCGAATTTTAGTAGCCGGTGTGGCCACTAGAGCCTTGTTAGGCTCGGGGGCTACACATTATTTTATTTCGGAGGCTTTTACCCGCAAGCGGGGTATTGAGTGTGAAGAGCTGTTTGGTGGATTCACAGTGACCATCCCATCGGGGGAATAA
- the LOC140861013 gene encoding uncharacterized protein: MTPRRDPHEPPPPPPPPPPPPPPPPVDVGAQVLAGLACILEQHAEAPRARPSAIYEQFRKMDPKDFSGTTDPMVAKGWIRSLEAIFLYMELGDGERVCCMTFLLKEDAALWFEGVEKTVDVTTLTWEAFKTLFYEKYYTAEVRAQLKKDFMSLRQGDLSVSEFVRKFERGCHFAPLIGNDEAEKLQHFVACLRPTIRRDVILSEPADYDAAIRKALRSEQSLKDISAEVHGKRAFTHQGHHQQQSKRPFVGPQRQQGPFRPQGHLAHRPQGHHA; the protein is encoded by the coding sequence ATGACACCTCGTCGTGATCCCCATGAACCTCCACCacctccgccgccgccgccacctCCTCCGCCCCCTCCACCAGTTGATGTTGGTGCTCAGGTGCTAGCTGGCCTCGCTTGTATCTTAGAGCAGCATGCCGAGGCCCCCAGGGCTAGACCTAGTGCGATCTATGAGCAGTTCAGGAAGATGGATCCTAAGGACTTTTCTGGCACTACGGATCCGATGGTAGCGAAGGGCTGGATTCGCTCGCTTGAAGCGATTTTCCTCTACATGGAGTTGGGAGATGGAGAACGAGTTTGCTGTATGACGTTCCTACTCAAGGAAGACGCTGCCTTGTGGTTTGAGGGTGTGGAGAAGACTGTTGATGTTACCACCCTGACTTGGGAAGCATTCAAGACCCTCTTCTATGAGAAATACTATACAGCTGAGGTGAGGGCGCAGTTGAAGAAAGatttcatgagtctccggcagggagaTCTGTCTGTATCCGAGTTTGTGCGCAAATTCGAGAGGGGCTGCCACTTTGCTCCATTGATAGGGAATGATGAGGCGGAGAAGTTGCAACATTTTGTTGCTTGTCTTCGGCCTACTATTCGTAGGGATGTGATTTTGTCTGAGCCCGCGGACTATGACGCCGCTATCAGGAAGGCTTTACGGTCCGAGCAGTCCTTGAAGGACATCAGTGCTGAGGTTCATGGCAAGAGGGCCTTCACTCATCAGGGCCACCATCAGCAGCAGAGCAAGAGGCCATTTGTTGGGCCACAGAGACAGCAGGGACCCTTCAGACCTCAGGGGCATCTGGCCCATAGACCCCAAGGGCATCATGCTTAG